The stretch of DNA tgagtcaactgctctgaagaataggtagtcactatcagaatgaaatgagccgacttggtcaacttgtccataatcacccatactgcgtcaaatttcttcggagtccgtgggagcccaacaacgatgTCCATGGTGACACACTCCCATTTCCAGTCGAGAATCTCAAGTCACTGAAGCAAACTACCCgacctctaatgctcatacttcacttgctggaaatttaggcaccgagctacgtaCTCCACTATGCCTTTATTCcctctcctccaccaatagtgctacctcaagtccaGATACATCTTACcagtacccggatgaatggagtaccgtgaactgtgggccttctGAAGAATAAATTCACGCAATCCATCCACATTTGGCACACATAACCGACCCTATAtccgtaacacaccgtcatctccgatagtaacctccttggcatcgccgtgctgaattGTGTTCTTGAGGACCAACAAATGGGTATTGTCATATtgatgctctctgatacgatcatatagagaagaccgagaaaccacgcatgCAATAACTCGAcagggctccgaaatatccaatccgACAAATTggttagctaaggcctgaacatctaatgctaatggcctcttcgctgccggtagatatgctaagctacccaaactctccgcccttcgactcaaggcattgactaccacattggctttctcgggatgatatagaatagtgatatcatagtccttaagcaactctagccACCTCCGCTATCGCAAGTTAAGatatttttatttgaacagatgctaTAGACTTTGATGGTCAttaaagacctcacaagggacaccgtacaaataatgccgctagatcttcaatgcgtgaacaatggctgccaattccaaCTCGTGGATcaaatagttcttctcatgggtcatCAGCTATCAAgatgcgtaggaaatcaccctatcgtcttgcatcaacactgcgccaagCCCAACACGTaacacatcacaatacatagtataggACCCCGAGACCGTAGGCAACAACAacactggggatgtagtcaaagcagtcttgagcttttgaaagctcgcctcacactcctcagaccatctgaaaggagcacccttgtgggtcaatctggtcataggtgcagcaatagatgagaaaccctctacaaaacgacaATAATACCCatccaaaccaaggaaacttcgAATCTCAATGGCTGAAGACGGCCTGGGAAAACTctacactacttcaatcttctttggatctaccttgatcccctcactcgacaccacatgacctaaACAACGCCACCGAATAAAGCCAGAATTCaaactttgagaattttgcatacaacttcttctctctcaaggtctgaagaaCGATCTTCAAGTGTAGCTCATGATATTCCTGACTGCGGGAGtgcaccaagatgtcgtcaataaacacaatgccgaatgaatcaagataaggctggaatacattgttcatcaagtgcataaatgttgctggggcattggtcaatccaaatgatatcacaaggaacttgtagtgaccataccgagtcctaaaggcagtctttaAAATATCCTGATCctgaatttttaattaatgatAAACTGACCGCAAattaatctttgagaacactctggcatcatgtagctaatcaaataagtcatcaatctctggcaatggatacatgttctttattgtaaccttgttcaaataccgataatcaatacacatgcgcatagaaccataattgttcttcacaaacaagactggagcaccccaaggtaacatactaggccgaatgaagcccttatcaagaaactcttggaactgctcctttaactccttcagctccactggggccatacgatatggtggaatagatatggtcTAAGTTCCtgacaacaagtcaataccaaaattgatatccctatcgggtggcatgcctggaagatccgctggaaatacatcttggtagtctctcactaccagaactgactcaatgataggagtatcagcactgacatctctcacaaagtcaAGATaggcatcacaccccttctcaaccatccgctgggccttTACAAATGACACAaccatgctaggaacataatctgatgcacccctccactctaaccatgGCAAACCTGGTATAAccaaggtcaccatcttggcatgacaatctagaatagcgtgatagggagacaaccagtcaatgcccaagataacatcaaagtttaCCATACTAAGAACCAATAAGTCGACTCTGGTCTTAAAACCACCAATTACAACTaagcacgaccgatacacatggtccacaataatagaatcccccataggagtggacacataaacatgagaactcaaagaatcatgagatatatccaattacaaagcaaagtaagatgagacatacgaataagtggatcccaaatcaaataaaactaaTGCATCTCTAGGGAAAATCGGagccatacctgtaatgactgcgTCTGAAGCAATTGCCTTTTTTCtccccgaaaaagcatagaatatggcctgacctccccctctaaggcgacctctaCCCACCTAttcccacccctagctggctctGCGGGTAGAGCGGCAACTGGGGCagcaatcatggcctgagaaatCTGCGGACCCGACTGAATACGTGGAGTCTGAGtagtctgtagaggtgcacccctcttgagTTTGGGGTAGTCTCTAACCTCACGgtgggtatcaccacactcaaagaaaGCTCTCAGTGGGTGTGGATGCTGGGACTGGCTCTGGAATGGTCgtctggactgaccgctgaatgCATCCCGTGCAGTAGGTGCACTggaaagtggctgagcaaagtgtgcaacctcaGTCCTTAGATAAcaggagcaccactagaagctagaagtgctgaatgaactggatgactcatataacctctaccatgatgagCTATAGCTGCAGCATGTCCCCCACTAAATCCTCTagtacctcgaggcctcttggccttcctGTCATCTATCTCACGGCCCCGTATATCCTCCAACCTCTAtgcaatctctaccacctgctgatatggggtatctATCTCAAACTCTCTAGCCATGATAAATATAATACCATAATTGAGCCCCTCTATAAATCGACGGActtgctctctaactgtagcaaccaaggcaggtgcatttCTGGACAAGTCACTGAATCGGATAGCATACGctaacactgtcatagtgccaTGGTGCAACTATTCAAACTCCGCGCCATGTATCCCGAAGAGTCTGAGGAAAAAATTATCTCAAGAATAACTCTATAAatcgagtccatgtaagtgaagctgcatcgacttggctaccctcctcgtacacTAGCCATCACTAATATGCTACTCCTGACAGCTagaatatagtaaaagcaaccccactcatctccacaatacccatggtgtggagaatatggtggcacccctctagaaaaccatgtgtaTCCTCTGAAGCAaaaccactaaaagtaggagggtgatactttttgaacctctcaagtctaaggtGTTCCTCCTCAGATGCTGTTTCCCTAACCGTGTGCTGAACTGGAATAACATGTGGTACTGTTATAACCTCTGGGACTTGATCGACCTGGAATCGCTACTCTGGGGTACGGGCCGTGAGAGACTAAGCCCCTCTCtcaacctgagatgtggctggtgcaagtggaatcaacccggcctgagctaaggtaccgaacatgctcaagaactgtgtgaGATTCTCCTAAAGTGTTGGGGTGTTAACGGTCGCCTCAGGTGCCTGTCCCCccactggagctactggtggctcctctgtcgtaGCTCGGGCaagtgctctggctgcactacgtgcccctcctcggcctttaccccggccccgacctctcacggctctagtagAGGCCGCAAGTGTCTGATCGTCAGATCCAGCAGTgtgtgtccttaccatctgtgagagaatagaaagtcaaagattcagTTTTCAAATTTaatcaattcgcacgataaggaatcaaagaagtgaaattttcctaacagttccgtagactctcgaagataagtacatatgtctccgtaccaatctgcaagactttactaaatcTGCTTATGacttataacacctatgaacctagagctctgataccaacttgctaCGATCCCAATTTCACTCCGTAGGAtgtcttgatggcacctagtctctatgactaggtaaccACCTAATAGTTAATAATAACTTGAtggaaataattaacaaaatactaaacaagtctctatgactaggtaaccACCTAACAGTTAATAATAACTCGAtggaaataattaacaaaatactaaaaaagGCTAAATTACTGATATAAACTTCAGAAAATAGAATCAACAACAATACACTCCCCAAAACCAGTGGAACCGAGTCAAAAGCTctatagagtaaaattagaatatCTACTACATCACTGTGGGAAAGAAAATGTAACAGAGAATAAAAATAAAGGAAcatgactctgaggcctgcggacgccgagcaTGCATACGTTGAACTCTCCGTAAGGTAGCTAACCGATGAACACTAACAACCGGCACGTGcagacatacctggatctgcacaaaaagatgtgcagaagcatagtatgagtacaccacaatggtacccagtaagtatcaagcctaacctcggtagagtagtgacgaggccaggtcaagacacctactaggatataaataaacagaATGAAAGCATAAGAATGAATAATAATGGAGAGCGGAGAAATAATTAATACGAAATAAGATAATAGCATGAATTAATACTGGAAATAAAACGTAGAGATAACATAAAAGAAGCACCTAAATAGAACCACAATTATCATATAGGGACAACAAGTGCTAGAccaaggaagaacaaaacaacaagaaatgttcccaacaaaactctttgcaacatgaaagaaacgacaagaatcacaacgaggtaccgcatCATGTACAAtcaaatcacaaccgaggtaccgcctcgtataatcaaAAATTCACAATCGAGGGaccacctcgtattcacatttctcaatttcaatcacaatctttccttataccgcagcgtgagccttacatttgaaataagttttgaaaatagtttttcagaaatagctacacgcactttaacccaccttatgacgccgtgTGGCTTCACGTATTTCCCCTTCAAGAAACACACACATAAGTTACCACCTTATACCGCTACATGCAtattaaccccaagccttatactaCAACATGCGCGTCAATaacacatcacaataacaactcgcatcacaagtgcccatatatcataacttgccaacaatcaacaatatcaatgtttccacaacaatagcccacggctccaccgcaacatgtacaagaatatcaacaataacaataaatgtaaaattctcaacaacAAAGATATATCAACAATTATCAACTTTGCTTCAAAATGATACGGcttccacaacttcaacaccaataactcaacaatgaggcAGATAACGTGTAACTACGaactaaatacaaataactcacaacGGAAGGAATAACATGACTTTAAATGATAATAATAGAAATGAACGAGATAGCTAGTAACAATGatatgggttcgcaattgcgaagtattTCTCGCAAATACATCCACTGTTAGTCCTATGcggaggtcgcaattgcgactctggcttcgcatttgtgaagcctgtctccatcgcaaatgcgactattTTGTCTCAAATGCGAACTACCCTCTACCTGAAgctacttcgcaattgcgagccaggTATCACAATTGCGATACTTGAGGCCCCCTTgctaagctcgcaattgcgaacctggtgtttgcaaatgcgacaccAGAGGTTGTTGCACACCATATTTCTGGTTTTTAATTCCAAACACTCTAATACATGTCCagaactcatccgagccctcggggctccaaaccaatctTCCACATAAGTTTAAAAGCAACATACGAGCtagctcgcgcgatcaaaacacaaaaataacatctaaaactatgaattgaactctaaaatgcatgaatttcaaagtaaagttcaaaaaTTTCTtaaattacaactaaacgtccgAAGCCTataaaatcaactccaaacgacaccaaattttgcaagaaaattctaaataccataatagacctattccaagtcccaaaatcaaatttcgagcTTGTGTAACAACTCGATAAGTCATTTTTAGTTTAAAAGCCCCATTCTGcctatttactgcttattctatgctcaattTTTGTTATGTGACTCACCAGAGTGGTTGAATTAGTTCTGGGGATATTTCaaaatgagttgggacacttagtcccacggttggaagcctaagttgaaagagttgactggatattgacttatgtttaaatgactccggaatgaagttttgatgattcagatagatctgtagggtgattttggacttaggagtgagtccgaatattaatttggaggtctgtaggtgattttggcttgaattggcgaaagttggaaaaataaaaGTTTGGAGAGTTAAGAAGTTTgtctgagagttgactttgtggttactgggcttgcaaaatttgaggtcaaccggagtTTAttcgataggttttggcatcaattgtagaagttgaaaattcattagtttcaataggcttgaattggggtgcgattcgtgtttttgatgctGTTTGATGCgttttgaggcctcaactaagttcgtatcgtattttcggacttattggta from Nicotiana tomentosiformis chromosome 11, ASM39032v3, whole genome shotgun sequence encodes:
- the LOC138901807 gene encoding uncharacterized protein; the protein is MGDSIIVDHVYRSCLVVIGGFKTRVDLLVLSMVNFDVILGIDWLSPYHAILDCHAKMVTLVIPGLPWLEWRGASDYVPSMVVSFVKAQRMVEKGCDAYLDFVRDVSADTPIIESVLVVRDYQDVFPADLPGMPPDRDINFGIDLLSGT